From the genome of Tenrec ecaudatus isolate mTenEca1 chromosome 1, mTenEca1.hap1, whole genome shotgun sequence:
tatatatatatatatatatatatatgaaagaaaaaaaaaagaaaaggcaaaaggggcacagggacaaggctactgtatacaaacactccaggggtgaagtccaggtagtatgagaggagccagaccaaatccaagggtatacatggtagccaactaaaaaggggcggggttggggaaaggggaaagaataAAGTGATGTGCGTTGGGGGAATAGGCCACTGACCCACCCAAAAGGAAGGTATTGTTGGGTCTccgcaggaaaagagggaccagacttaaagccagtgccaAACCAATGCAGCGTGCCAGTAAAGAGTGGGGAGCcattgtaggggcatgagtgctCGGCcctcataccagctacgtggacaactaccTCTCTCGCCAGAAGAATCGACTTTAAAGGagcgcactgaagctgcagctaggggagcgggacatgtctgatcagagcacacaggagcaaatgaagggggaggaagagagaatggagcacatcctggcccaccaggcctgaagcatgatatccctgctctgtaCAGgcaacagagtggaccatatggctgatcccactatgagatacgCCATCCATTGCCTgctcagggccctaagggggacaacactggaaactcagCGTCGGGACTGGCctggactgaccctgtgacagcgAGGCAAACTACTAaaagtgtgcagcagaacaaCCATGGGCACAGAGGAGGAagaccctgagggagtacaaaggacagactctgggactAGAGTGTGGAAACCCATTGGACCTgaatgaaggacacacctagagatcaaaaattagACCTAGATTTATTTACagcttttactttattttaaatttttttcttttaattaatttattcttttactggtcattggctttcttttttgttgtcatcactgtgttcccaTTAGTGGCCTATCTTGTTATGGCTTgagttttggtgcatattattatctctacagatctatctagataagatattcTGGttgaataggctggaggagaaaacaaggggaccaatggttctgggggcgggaacatgggagaggaggaggcggggataaggaggtggtgctgaccaacaggGGAGaaacaagtgatgtaaaatcaGTGTTAAGGAGGGTgtgaaaggcctggtagggatacAGCAAGGGCAATTGAACccgaaagaaattactgaaaccaaaatgaaggttgtgcatgatagtgggacaagaggaaagtaaaaggaactaggtgacaaagagtatttatagaggtctaaacaccggcatgtacatatgtaaatgtatttatataagatagtggggaaataaatctacgtgcatatatttatagttctagtattgaggcagcagatggacattggcctccactcatgtacttaCTCAATGAGAGattacgttgttctattaaattcgcattccaggatgcacaccttcccgatatgattgctgaagaaaaatgtatgcataagcaaatgtgctgcagaaagctgatggtgctcagctatcagcagatatagcatctggggtcttaaaggcttcaagataaacaagcgggcatgtagctgagaagcatcaaaggccacatggaagaagcacaccagcctgtctgatcacgaggtgtagaagggaccagttatcagacatcaaagaactaaaaatcatatcaattggtgcccaccttcctgatacaatcactgaataaaaatgtatgcataagcaaatgtggtgaagaaagctgatggtgtccggctatcaaaagatatagtatctgccgTCACAAAGGCTTGAGATaaggaagcggccatctagctcagaagcaacaaggcccacatggaagaagcacaccagtctgtgtgaccatgagctgtcgaagtgaTCGGGTAtcaatcatcaaagaacaaaaatcatatcattgtaaatgagggtgagtgcagagaggagactcaAATCTCATTgataggcaactggatacccccttactgaagagttgtggggagaagatgagccagtcagggtacaggtagcaacgatgaaacatataactttcctctagttcttaaatgtttcctcctcacccccacccccgactatcatgatcccaattctactttacaaatctggctttaacagaggatgtacattggtacagataacaactggaaacagagaatccagacagATACCCCCTCCAgcaccagtggtaagagtggtgatgcctggagggtggagggaatgtggggtagaaaggaggaaccgattataagaatctatgtatagcctcctccctgggggatggacagcagagaagggggggaagacaTCAAACAgctaaacatatgaaaaaatattaataatttatgaattatgaaggcatCATGAGTTAGGGGGGaatggaaagggaggggggaaaacaaggagctgacattgagggctcaagtagaagacatgtgttttgaaaatgatgatgttaaCAAACGTacctatgtgcttgacacatggatgtctgtttggattctgataagagttgtatgagcccccaataacatgattttaaaaacagttgtaagagcctcaataaaatgattttttaaaattaaaatgtatatcTTTTATTTGAATATCAGGATTTCCCACTTTCCTTTCTTTGAAATCACGTCCTCACTCTATTATCAACAGGTTCACATTAACTTTCACCCATCACCACGCCTCTAATCCTGAATTCCATTTCCCGATTCCCCTGATTAGTACTATTGGGAACTCCATATATCCAGCCACCAAAGCAGCTAAAAATTTGGATTATTTCTCCCATGCAGGCTTTTCAAACACTTGCAGCTCGTATGTGCACGAATTTatggttaatttttttcatttttaaatgatacCTACAAATCATACCTTGTATTTTTATGCTTCCGGTGTTTCTCTAGTACATTTAAGTTGCATTTTATTCTAATTTATCTGTTATTTCAAGTATTTGAAGTGAATTCAGGTAATCTGGCAAAGAGTGGCATCATTATACCATCAATGTCAAGGTGGTTTATAAGTAGTATATCCATAGAAAACAGCACATTAAAACATGTATACGGTAATAGAGATGCTAATATAAATAGAGGAACACATGAAAGAAATGAACCCATTAAAAGCAAAAAGAGTTTCAGTGACACCTAAAAGGGAGCACCATCTTTGCCTGTTACTTAATAGCTATTATCTACCTAGCTCTAGTGAGAGTACAGGTAAACCTGCATGATACACCTAACAATTACCCTGCATCCTCTCAACTCCATTGAAAAGCAAGAGTCAAAGTAGTATCCTCCTTCCCTGATGTGAATAAAGGCGTAAATAGAAAATGTGCATAATGAAACCTGTTAGGAAGAGATTGGGGAGTCTGACATGGGATCCATAGAAGGGAGTGACACTTGTAAATTCAGTTATCAGCTTCAGAATTGATTGCAAAGAATAGCTTTGAATATGTCCAATGTAGAAGAATGAAGGTTAAAATTCAAGGGATATTCCAAAAGTCTTAGAGAGGAATAACTATGTTTCCATTTGACTACATGCACATTCCTCTACATAAATGATATTTTTGCGCCTAAAGTAAGAAATAGGCTTCCGAGGATCTTTGGGAAGATAGAGTTGCTTTCAAGTGTACTTTTAAAAGGAAGACTTGAATGAAATTAGACAAaacatgttcacatatagaaggtATGTGACATGGGGGTGAGGAGAAATAGGTGAAGACATGTGAATGGCATGCAGCTGGCTTCACAGAGTCAGGAAATCAGCGATGATTAATTTCACTTtttgaattctattctttaaggATTTGCACTGCCATAGAAGCAGAATTAAAGTGTTGGATTAATGAGGAGCTTTGGATATTTATCCCCCAGAGATATGACACTTCAGTTGGTGTGCCTGTGACCCCCTCAATCTACAGTCCTCTCCCAATAGAGAAGGGGTACACTGGAGACTCTGACAAAGCTGGTCCTCAGGTCCGTGACCCTGGTCTCTCACTCAGTTCCTCAACATTTCCTGAGGGTACATCTTCTACAGCCAGAGAGGATGTGAAGGCTTCTTCCTCAATGAGGCCAACCAGGTACGCGAATGTCCTAGAGCTGTTTGGGAATGAGAACAGATGTTTCACCACAATTTCTTCCGTGATAAACCATGAAGGGAGTATGTGTTTGAAATGGCTTGAATCAAGTCTGCCAAATATTCCTAACTTCCAACGTATTGACAATGTTCCTTTATTTTTGCAACAAAACCAGGGAACCGGCCTCTTATTATCCATCTGTCTTTGCATTATCTTTACAAAGGCAGAGCTCATTTCCTCCTGCAGAGAGTTCTACCTCTTCCTGGTGAGACTGCTGTAAAAGTGTCTGATATTTGCTTCCATTCTGGAAACAGGGAAAGATCAAAATGATCAGTTTCACTGGATGTTCATGTCCCAGGATCTTAGACAAATTTGTATTTGCTTTGTTGCCTGCCATTCATCACTGGAGAAAGTTGGAGCCTCCCACTGACTCATCGGGTCTGTATGATTGTCTTTAAAGTACCCAAGTGTATACGTGGTCATAACAGCACAGAGAGTGTAATTGGAAAGGGGGCAAAACTCAAACACCTCCTCATCGCTGCCTAAAGAAGCATTTACCCTCAGCTGTAGCAGCTTCAGACCTTTTAAAAACAATCCAATAATATGTCTACCAAAGACTGCTCCTCTATATTTCTCTGAAATTGCTCTTTCCTTTACCACAGATGTGGTTTGCATGTGCTGTTGCTACTCTTGCTGTAGGCATAACATATTTCACTGTTTCATAACTACGTCTTTCCCATGAACACATCAACACCATgaaatcaagaaaccaaacaagAGTTTCAGAATTCCTTCTCCTGGCACTGACGGAAGATCCGGAAATGCAGCCCATTTTCTTTAACCTGTTTCTGTCCATATACCTGGTTACTGTCCTGGGAAACCTGCTCATCATGTTAGCTGTCACCACTAACTCCCACCTCCACactcccatgtacttcttccttgccAATCTCTCCTTTACTGACATCTGCTTCAGCACAACCATCATCCCAAAGATGCTGGTGAGCCTCCAAGCACAGAACCAGAGCATCACTTTTGCTGGATGTCTCACTCAGGCCGGCTTTGTCCTGGTTTTTACTACTGGGGAAAGTATTCTCCTTTCAAtaatggcctatgaccgctatgtggccatttgTCACCCACTGAGGTACACAACAATTATGAACTCACATTTTTGTTACTTACTGATGCTATTTTCCTGGCTAACTAACTTGGGGGACGCACTGCTCCACACTCTGATGTTGCTTCAATTGTCCTTCTGCACAAATTTGGAAATCCCTTACTTCTTCTGTGAAGTGGTTCAAGTCATCAAGGTGGCCTGCTCTGACACACTCATCAATAACATCGTCTTATATTTTGCAGCCGGCATACTGGGTGCTGCTCCCTTGTCTGGAATAATTTTCTCTTATACAAAAATTGTCTCCTCTGTTTTGAGAATGCCATCAGCAGGTGGGAAGTATAAAGCTTTTTCTACCTGTGGATCTCACCTTTCTGTGGTTTCCTTGTTCTACGGGACAGGTTTTGGTACGTATATTAGTTCTACATTCACACACTCCTCTAGAGAGACTGCAATAGCTTCCATCATGTACACCGTGGTCACTCCCATGATGAATCCCTTCATCTATAGCCTGAGGAACAGGGACATGAAAAGAGCCTTGAAAAACATCATCAGGGGCATACCTGCTTCTCAGTGATTCCATTGTCTGCTCACATTTGGATTTCTAGATTGCTTCAGAGTTTATGCTACTCAAGACAGGACACCTCTCTCTGCCTCACATCACTGTCGTCTTCTACAATGAAGAGATTACATTACGGTTCAGTGCAACTGAACTTGCGGTTGAAACTTGGCTTTTCTCTTTGCGTAGCTCTGTGGTATTTGGCAAATTATTTCTACTTTTTAAGTTCAACATTATCCGTCAGCTTCCACAGAGACAGAACCTACCACAGGGATTTTTGGAATAATACTTTTGGGcaatcttcatatatatatatatatatatatatatatatatatatatatatatatatatatatatatatatataaaatctcaaATTTAGTCCTACTGAGCAACAAGAATTCTCCCTTGTCCCAGTTTCATGGGAATCAGGACCATCATTGGTAAACTGCACGTGATTCTACTATCATTAGCATTTATGATATTCAATGTCCTATTGTATAAAATTTACCAATTTGATTATTTCAGTGACTTGATATGGTTGTAAGATAATGAAGCCTTATGAGGAACAAAGGCATTGGTTCcattaagaaaatagaaatcctGACTCTGAATGATCGAACAATAGATGAATCTTTTATTACAAGAACCCGGAGATGGAAAATGGTTGCATATGGGCTGCTACCCAGAAGGTAAAGAGTTCAAATTTTCCAGTTGTTCCTTGTGAAAAAGAtcaagctttctgctccccaaaagttttaaaatctcagaaacccacaagggctctGTCCTGAGtgtgaccatgagtcagaattggttcaatgacagtgagttcaaATGTTTAAAAGGTCACCCTACACAGTGATAAACACTATTCTGAATTCTGTATTTATCATATTTTCTGAAATTATTCTATTGATTCAGTCTTATTTTACTACTGGAATTATGCCCACCCCTAAAAACAATCAAATTCACTGCAACGGAGTTGATGTTGTCTCATAAGTGACCTTCAAGGAAaggctttggacatattatcaggagaaaccagtccctgaagaaggacatcatattacaTAAAGTGGAGAGGGACAGAAATCAGAAAGGCACTCtctcagatggattgacacagaggctgcatcaacAGGCTCGGCAGAGATGGGCACAGGATCATGCAGTGTTTAGGTCTGTGGctcatagtgttgctatgagtccaatCCAATAAGTTATTCCATTTGTTGATTTCTGCTTCCTTGA
Proteins encoded in this window:
- the LOC142430921 gene encoding olfactory receptor 7G1-like, coding for MKSRNQTRVSEFLLLALTEDPEMQPIFFNLFLSIYLVTVLGNLLIMLAVTTNSHLHTPMYFFLANLSFTDICFSTTIIPKMLVSLQAQNQSITFAGCLTQAGFVLVFTTGESILLSIMAYDRYVAICHPLRYTTIMNSHFCYLLMLFSWLTNLGDALLHTLMLLQLSFCTNLEIPYFFCEVVQVIKVACSDTLINNIVLYFAAGILGAAPLSGIIFSYTKIVSSVLRMPSAGGKYKAFSTCGSHLSVVSLFYGTGFGTYISSTFTHSSRETAIASIMYTVVTPMMNPFIYSLRNRDMKRALKNIIRGIPASQ